Proteins encoded in a region of the Gemmatimonadaceae bacterium genome:
- a CDS encoding molybdopterin cofactor-binding domain-containing protein, with the protein MSQAHGSSSVFGESVLRREDERFLTGRGRYTDDVTLPGTTHAAFVRSPHAHARILAIDTSRAQALRGVRGVFTGAQLAGAGVNGIPTAWLLPDIKTPTHPPMAIDRVRYVGEAVAVVIADNAYVARDAADLVVIEYDVLPAVTDTATAADSATLVHDDAPANRCFHWTIGDAGATDAAFASASHVVRQRLVNNRLAAVAMEPRSSLASYDRGTDELTLWVTSQNPHVHRLIMGAFVLGIPEHKFRVIAPDVGGGFGSKIFIYPEECVLAWTTKQLGRPVKWTATRSESFLTDSQGRDHVTDAELALDAEGRILGLRVRTVANLGAYLTLFAPCVPTYLYATLLSGVYRIPAIYAEVDAVFTNTTPVDAYRGAGRPEAAYVVERMVDLAAQQIGLNPAAIRRLNFISADSFPYQTPVALVYDSGNYAPALELALRTVDYPKILEEQAQARRDGRYIGIGLSTYIEACSIAPSQVVGSLGAQAGLWESASVRVHPTGKVSVFTGSHAHGQGHETTFSQLVSHELGIPMDDIEIVHGDTGRVPFGMGTYGSRSAAVGGTAIHNAIIKITEKAKRLAAHLLEAAPEDVVHENGQYFVRGAPDRGKSFGEIALAAYLAHKYPSDLEPGLEANSFYDPSNFTFPFGAHVAVVEVKRDTGEVKVLRYIAVDDVGNVINPMIVDGMVHGGVTQGIAQALWEEVRYDDTGQPVTASLMNYAVPRADQLPSFETARTVTPTPVNPLGIKGAGETGTIAATPAIVNAVMDALAPFGVKHLDMPLTSEKLWTAMQTADGRA; encoded by the coding sequence CATGGTAGTAGCTCGGTGTTCGGCGAGAGCGTCCTGCGGCGCGAGGATGAGCGTTTTCTCACGGGGCGGGGCCGGTACACGGACGACGTGACGCTGCCCGGTACGACGCACGCCGCATTCGTGCGCAGCCCCCACGCACACGCGCGCATCCTCGCGATCGACACGAGCAGAGCACAGGCGCTGCGCGGCGTCCGTGGCGTGTTCACGGGCGCGCAGCTCGCCGGCGCGGGAGTCAACGGGATTCCCACCGCCTGGCTTCTCCCCGACATCAAGACGCCTACCCATCCGCCAATGGCGATCGACCGGGTGCGGTATGTCGGCGAGGCAGTCGCGGTGGTAATCGCCGACAATGCCTACGTCGCGCGAGACGCCGCCGATCTTGTCGTCATCGAGTACGACGTGCTCCCGGCCGTCACGGATACGGCGACCGCGGCCGACAGCGCGACCCTCGTCCACGACGACGCGCCGGCCAACCGATGCTTCCACTGGACGATCGGAGACGCCGGCGCGACGGATGCGGCGTTCGCCAGCGCCTCGCACGTCGTTAGGCAGCGGCTCGTCAACAACCGCCTCGCCGCGGTTGCCATGGAGCCGCGGTCGTCACTCGCGAGCTACGATCGCGGCACGGACGAGCTGACGCTCTGGGTGACGTCGCAGAATCCGCACGTGCACCGATTGATCATGGGTGCGTTCGTCCTCGGCATCCCCGAGCACAAGTTCCGCGTGATCGCGCCCGATGTCGGCGGTGGATTCGGCTCGAAGATCTTCATCTATCCCGAGGAGTGTGTTCTCGCCTGGACGACCAAGCAACTTGGCCGGCCCGTGAAGTGGACCGCGACGCGGAGTGAGAGTTTTCTCACGGACTCCCAGGGTCGAGACCATGTGACCGACGCCGAGCTTGCCCTCGATGCGGAGGGACGCATTCTCGGGTTGCGCGTGCGAACGGTCGCGAACCTGGGCGCGTACCTGACGCTCTTCGCGCCGTGTGTGCCGACCTATTTGTACGCGACGCTCCTCTCGGGCGTGTATCGCATCCCGGCGATTTACGCGGAAGTCGACGCGGTCTTCACGAACACAACGCCCGTCGATGCCTACCGCGGCGCGGGGCGCCCCGAAGCCGCCTACGTCGTCGAGCGGATGGTCGACCTCGCCGCGCAGCAAATCGGCTTGAATCCAGCCGCGATTCGTCGCCTGAATTTCATTTCAGCCGACAGCTTCCCGTATCAGACACCCGTCGCGCTCGTGTATGACAGCGGCAACTACGCTCCGGCCCTCGAGCTCGCGCTTCGGACCGTCGATTACCCGAAGATCCTCGAGGAGCAGGCGCAGGCGCGGCGCGATGGCCGGTACATTGGCATCGGCCTCTCGACATACATCGAGGCGTGCAGCATTGCTCCGTCGCAGGTCGTCGGATCGTTAGGTGCGCAGGCGGGCCTCTGGGAGAGCGCCTCGGTCCGCGTTCACCCAACGGGCAAGGTTTCCGTATTCACCGGCTCGCATGCGCATGGGCAGGGACACGAGACGACCTTCTCGCAGCTCGTGTCGCACGAGCTGGGAATTCCGATGGACGACATCGAGATCGTTCACGGCGACACGGGCCGCGTGCCATTCGGCATGGGAACCTACGGCAGCCGTAGCGCCGCGGTCGGCGGGACCGCGATTCACAATGCAATCATCAAGATTACCGAGAAGGCGAAGCGGCTCGCGGCACATCTTCTCGAGGCAGCACCCGAAGACGTCGTGCACGAGAATGGCCAATACTTTGTGCGCGGCGCGCCCGATCGCGGCAAGAGCTTCGGCGAGATCGCGCTCGCCGCGTATCTCGCGCACAAATACCCGAGCGACCTCGAGCCCGGCCTCGAGGCGAACAGCTTCTACGACCCGAGCAACTTCACCTTCCCCTTCGGCGCGCATGTCGCCGTCGTCGAGGTCAAACGCGACACCGGCGAAGTGAAGGTGCTTCGCTACATCGCGGTCGATGATGTCGGGAATGTGATCAATCCGATGATCGTCGACGGAATGGTGCACGGGGGCGTGACGCAGGGCATCGCCCAGGCGCTCTGGGAGGAAGTTCGCTACGACGACACGGGCCAGCCGGTAACCGCATCGCTCATGAACTACGCGGTCCCGCGAGCGGATCAATTGCCGAGCTTCGAAACCGCGCGCACGGTGACACCGACGCCAGTGAACCCGTTAGGCATCAAGGGCGCAGGGGAGACGGGCACCATCGCGGCGACACCGGCGATTGTCAACGCCGTGATGGACGCGCTCGCTCCATTTGGCGTGAAGCACCTCGATATGCCGCTCACCTCGGAGAAGCTCTGGACGGCAATGCAGACCGCTGACGGGAGGGCGTGA
- a CDS encoding xanthine dehydrogenase family protein subunit M, with protein MYPAPFEYTAPATIDEALALLAEHGENAKLLAGGHSLLPLMKLRFAQPTHVVDLRRIPSLRGIRRESGSLIIGAMTTYNELATSADIRDAAPIVADAASQIGDPQVRNRGTIGGSLAHADPAADLPAVILALGATIVAVGRAGRRTIHADAFFRELFATALDPEELLAEIRIPVSTARSGSAYAKHPHPASRFALVGVAATVDLERMSDRIQRVRVAVTGFGTTPLRAIRVEEVLAGRTADPDTIAVAAMELDAGAQGGDAYKVQLARVCADAALRRAAERAR; from the coding sequence ATGTACCCCGCACCCTTTGAATACACGGCGCCGGCGACGATCGACGAAGCGCTCGCGCTCCTCGCGGAGCACGGAGAGAACGCGAAACTGCTCGCCGGTGGCCATAGCTTGCTGCCGCTGATGAAGCTGCGCTTCGCGCAGCCAACACACGTCGTCGATTTGCGCCGCATTCCTTCCCTGCGCGGCATTCGTCGCGAGAGTGGATCGTTGATCATCGGCGCGATGACGACCTACAACGAGCTGGCGACGAGCGCGGATATCAGGGACGCCGCGCCAATCGTCGCCGATGCCGCGTCGCAGATTGGTGATCCACAAGTTCGTAACCGTGGAACCATCGGTGGCAGCCTCGCCCACGCCGATCCGGCGGCGGATCTCCCCGCGGTGATCCTCGCGCTCGGTGCGACCATCGTCGCCGTGGGACGAGCTGGGCGTCGAACGATTCACGCCGACGCGTTCTTCCGCGAGCTGTTCGCAACCGCGCTCGACCCAGAAGAGCTGCTCGCCGAGATACGGATTCCGGTATCGACCGCGCGGTCGGGTAGCGCCTACGCCAAGCATCCGCATCCCGCGAGTCGATTTGCTCTCGTTGGCGTTGCGGCGACGGTGGACCTCGAGCGGATGAGTGATCGAATCCAACGCGTCCGCGTTGCGGTCACGGGTTTCGGGACCACGCCGTTACGGGCGATCCGCGTCGAGGAAGTGCTTGCGGGTCGTACCGCGGATCCCGACACCATTGCGGTCGCAGCGATGGAGCTCGACGCCGGCGCTCAAGGAGGCGACGCGTACAAGGTGCAACTTGCGCGCGTGTGTGCAGACGCCGCGTTGCGTCGCGCCGCGGAGCGGGCTCGGTAG
- a CDS encoding PRC-barrel domain-containing protein, with the protein MADIDRDRQRDAAGVGPYARDAERLVPLEDLGSWDVAEGEPDIRGWEVRTVGGRDLGKVKELLVDPDAHEVVMLDVDLTGSDQHALVPLRMVEIDRPRRVVRMDSADLTPAEREAVGEAKEKRAERREWSDSGRVRYAGRADEEKVVERRPMVEEVVVRRRVVEDAKDEAAPRRLDDADRSERSD; encoded by the coding sequence ATGGCGGACATCGATCGCGACCGGCAGCGCGATGCAGCCGGCGTGGGACCGTACGCGCGCGACGCCGAGCGGCTCGTTCCGCTCGAGGATCTGGGGAGTTGGGATGTCGCCGAAGGCGAGCCCGATATTCGTGGGTGGGAAGTTCGCACGGTGGGCGGTCGCGACCTCGGCAAAGTGAAGGAGCTACTTGTCGATCCGGACGCGCACGAAGTCGTGATGCTCGACGTCGATCTCACCGGAAGCGATCAGCACGCGCTCGTGCCGCTGCGCATGGTGGAGATCGATCGCCCGCGTCGTGTCGTGCGGATGGACTCGGCGGACCTCACTCCGGCCGAGCGCGAGGCCGTCGGCGAGGCGAAAGAGAAACGCGCCGAACGCCGTGAGTGGTCGGACTCCGGGCGGGTGCGCTACGCTGGCCGCGCCGACGAGGAGAAGGTGGTCGAGCGTCGGCCGATGGTCGAAGAGGTAGTCGTTAGGCGGCGGGTCGTGGAGGATGCAAAGGACGAAGCAGCGCCGCGCCGGCTCGACGACGCGGATCGCTCGGAGCGATCGGACTAG
- a CDS encoding acetamidase/formamidase family protein — protein MTRLAITLTMLASAAVAHAQRVHTLMPSPATVAFGYYDAAATPVLRVHSGDEVIVGTEITSSPTRLEQVGVKPADIQTSLRAIYDSVKVRGPGGHILTGPIYVEGADSGDVLEIRIESIELAIPYAYNGFGPRRGFLPEDYEYAKTKIIPLDKKHMTAQFAPGITVPLHPFFGSIGVAPPASMGRISSAPPGIHAGNLDNKELVAGTTLYIPVWAKGALLEIGDGHAGQGNGEVDITAMETSLTGRFKLIVRKDLHLTMPRAETPTHWITMGIDSNLVTATKQAVREAINFLVTTKGLSRDDAYMLTSVACDVDITELVDGTLGVHVMIPKNIFK, from the coding sequence ATGACTCGACTCGCGATAACACTCACAATGCTTGCGAGCGCGGCCGTAGCGCATGCGCAGCGCGTCCATACCCTCATGCCGTCGCCGGCCACCGTGGCCTTCGGTTACTACGATGCAGCAGCGACACCGGTCCTTCGCGTACACTCGGGCGACGAGGTCATCGTCGGGACGGAAATCACGTCCAGTCCGACGCGTCTCGAGCAGGTCGGCGTGAAGCCGGCGGACATCCAGACATCCCTTCGCGCGATCTACGATTCGGTGAAAGTCCGCGGGCCCGGTGGACATATCCTCACGGGCCCGATCTATGTCGAAGGCGCGGACTCGGGCGACGTTCTCGAGATCCGCATCGAGTCGATCGAACTTGCGATTCCGTATGCCTACAATGGCTTCGGCCCTCGTCGCGGCTTCCTGCCCGAGGATTACGAATACGCTAAAACGAAGATCATCCCGCTCGACAAAAAGCACATGACGGCGCAATTCGCGCCTGGGATAACGGTGCCGCTGCATCCGTTCTTCGGGAGTATCGGTGTTGCGCCACCAGCGTCGATGGGCCGGATCAGCAGCGCGCCGCCCGGCATTCACGCCGGGAATCTCGACAACAAGGAGCTCGTCGCCGGAACGACCCTGTACATCCCGGTCTGGGCCAAGGGTGCGCTTCTCGAGATCGGCGACGGCCACGCAGGGCAGGGCAATGGCGAGGTGGACATCACCGCGATGGAGACGTCGCTCACGGGGCGCTTCAAGCTCATCGTCCGTAAGGATCTGCATCTCACAATGCCGCGAGCCGAGACACCGACACACTGGATCACGATGGGCATCGACTCGAATCTCGTCACGGCGACGAAGCAAGCCGTGCGCGAGGCGATCAACTTTCTCGTCACAACGAAGGGCTTGTCGCGCGACGATGCCTATATGCTCACAAGCGTCGCGTGCGATGTCGATATCACCGAGCTCGTCGACGGGACGCTCGGCGTCCACGTCATGATTCCCAAGAACATTTTCAAATGA